A window of Chlorobium phaeobacteroides DSM 266 genomic DNA:
AACTGTCCGAACTGCGGCGAACCTACACTGCCACATCGCGCATGCCGGCATTGTGGACACTACCGCGGCAGAGCGGTGACCGGAAAAACCGCAAACGGCTGATCAACTTTTAAGTACACCCCATCATGCTGACCATTGCTGTTGACGCCATGGGAGGAGATAATGCCCCTGCCTGTGTGATCGAGGGAACAGTTCAGGCTTTGCGGGAAAGCGGAAACAGATTTTCCGTCATACTGATCGGTCAGTCCGGAAAAGTTGAGCCGCTTCTTGCAGATTATGACATCAGCGGGCTTAACCTCCGGTTTATGCATGCGCCTGAAGTGGTGACCATGGATGATGTTCCTGCCGTTGCCGTTAAAGCAAAACAGGAATCATCCCTTGTCAGAGGACTGCATCTCTGCAAGGCAAAAGAAGCCGACGCCTTTGTCAGTGCGGGAAATACCGGAGCGCAGATGGCAGCATCGCTCTTTGTTCTTGGAAGAATTCCCGGCGTACTTCGACCAACCATATATGCCTACTTCCCGAGAATTCAGGAAGGGCTCACCAATATTGTTGATGTCGGTGCCAATATGGACTGCAAACCAGAGCATCTTGTCCAGTTCGCCGAAATGCTGACTATCTATCAGCGATATGCAGCAGGAATCCAGAACCCGATTGTAGGATTGCTCAATATAGGCGAAGAAGAAGGAAAAGGCTCCGAAGTGCTCAAACAGACATGGAAGCTTCTCAGAAACGCGGAAGAAAAGGGAAAAATAACCTTTGCGGGCAACATGGAAGGCCATGATATTCTCAAAGGAAAAGTCAGCATTGTCGTATGCGACGGGCTTGTCGGCAACACTATATTGAAGTTCGGCGAGAGCATACCCGAGTTTCTCGGAGCACTTTTCAAACCGGCAATGCAGCAACTTGTCGCCTCCAGGCAGCTCGATCAGAAGTCAGCAACACTCACCTCCTCGATGTTCAAAGGCCTGTTTGAACCGTTCGATGTTGAAAAATTCGGCGGGGTTCCCTTTCTTGGTGTTGACGGCATATCAATCGTCGGACATGGCCGATCCTCTTCAAAAGCCATCAAAAACATGATTTATATGGCTGAGCATATGATCGAAAGAAAAGTAAATGCGCATATTGCGGAAGTGCTTTCCGAAGAGTGAATAACGTCAAACCTCTTCATAAGGAAAAGTACAGAGAACCGATCCCTGCCATAGCGCAATCAATTATCCAGCATGAAATATTAGCAACCCACGCATGAAAGCTGCAATTACGGCAACCGCCAAATATCTACCGCAAAGCGTTTTAAGCAATCACGATCTCGAGCAGATGCTTGAAACGAATGACGAATGGATCCGTTCAAGAACAGGAATCGGCGAACGCCGGATCATGAACGATCCGTCAAAAGCAACGGCATACATGTGCGGAGAAGTTGCGCTCCAGCTTCTCGAAGCAAGAAAAATGAAGCCCGAAGAGATTGAGGTGATTATTGTCGCAACAATGACGCCAGACATGCTCTTTCCCGCCACGGCATGCTTTGTACAAGGGATCATCGGAGCCACAAATGCATGGGCTTTTGACATTAATGCTGCATGTTCCGGATTTCTCTTCGCCCTGAGCACAGCATCACGCCTTATTGAGTCGGGGGCCCATAAAAAGGTTATGGTAATCGGCGGAGACAAAATGTCATCGGTTATCGATTATACCAATCGCTCAACTGCCATTCTTTTTGGCGACGGCGCGGCAGGAGTTATCCTTGAGCCTTCGACGAACGACAACTACGGTATTCTCGATGCCAGGCTTTACTCCGATGGAGCCAGCGGCACCAGCCATCTGCTTATGGCTGCCGGAGGAAGTCTCAACCCTGCAACCCATGAGACCGTTGACAAGCGCATGCACTTCCTTCATCAGGATGGAAAGCAGGTATTCAAGTCAGCGGTAACGTCAATGGCGGATGTTGCCGCCGAAATCATGACAAGAAACAACCTCTCCGCCGAAGATATTTCTTTTCTGGTTCCGCATCAGGCAAATCAGAGAATCATCAATGCCACCGCAGAAAGAATGGGGCTTGATCAGGAAAAGGTCTATTCCAATGTTGCCCGGTACGGAAACACAACCGCGGGCACCATTCCTATCTGCCTTGCTGAACTGAACGAACAGGAGCAACTGAAAACCGGCTCCAATCTGGTACTTGTCAGTTTCGGAGCAGGCTATACCTGGGGCGGCATCTATATAAAATGGCAATAATAACAGGTCACTGTATTTGTTAAAACACTGCATTCATGAAAGCATTTCTATTTCCAGGACAGGGATCTCAATATTGCGGCATGGGCAAGGATATTTTCGAAACCTATCCTGCTGCGCGTTCAATGATGGAAAAAGCCAACGAGCTTCTCGGGTATTCCATCACCGATATCATGTTTTCGGGTAGCGAGGAAAAACTTCGGCAGACCCAGTATACCCAGCCCTCTATTTTCCTGCACAGCATTGTTGCCGCATCGCTGCTCGGTCGAAAGGACGTTATCATGACCGCGGGCCACAGCCTTGGCGAATATACCGCGCTCTGCTATGCCGGCGCACTCTCTTTTGACGACACCATCCGCCTGGTCGCAAAACGTGGCGAACTGATGCAGAAAGCAGGAGAAATACATCCCGGCACCATGGCCGCCATAATCGGCATGCCGGACAGCGCTCTTGAAGATCTGCTGCTTGAAGCCGGAACGGAAGGCATTGTACAGGCGGCAAACTTCAACTCGCCCGGTCAGATCGTTATTTCCGGAGATATTGCAGCGGTCAGAAAAGCCATCGCGCTGGCACCGTCAAAAGGGTCAAGAATGGCAAAGGAGCTGGTCGTATCCGGAGCCTTCCACTCCCCGCTTATGAAACCGGCCGAAGTAGAGCTTGCCGCCGCACTTGATCTGGTTGAGATCAGGGATGCCGAAATACCGGTATGCATGAACGCCATAGCCGCCCCGGTCACCATTGCCGGCGAAATAAGAAAAAATCTGATCCTGCAACTCACCAGCTCGGTACTCTGGACTCAATCAATTCAAACTATGGTTGGCAGCGGCGTTACTGAATTTATTGAAGTCGGCCCTCAGAAAGTGCTGCAGGGGCTGATCAAGCGAATAGATAAATCAGTGAAAACCGGAGGCATCGACACCGCTCAAGAGTTGCAGCAATGTCTTTGATTGTCCCCGAACAGCTCATGAAACATCAACAGAACATCTCATTATGCTTAAAGGAAAAATTGCCGTCATAACCGGTGCTGCCAGAGGAATAGGACAAGCTATCGCTTTCGATTTTGCATCAAGAGGTGCTGATCTGGTTTTGTGCGACATCAAAAAAGAGTGGCTTCCTGAAACCGCCGAAGGAGTAGAAAAACGAGGTCAAAAAGCATACTGCTATGAGCTTGACGTTACCAGCACGGAGTCAGTTCAGGATGTATTCAATGCCATCACCACAGAGACCGGCAGAATTGATATTCTCGTCAATAATGCAGGCATTACCCGCGACGGTCTGTTGATGAGAATGAGCGAAGAGGATTGGGATGCCGTTCTGTCCGTTAACCTCAAAGGAACCTTTTCCTGTACAAAAGCCGTATCCCGCACGATGATGAAGCAGCGCTCGGGATCGATCGTCAATATCGCATCAGTTATAGGAATCATGGGCAATGCCGGACAGGCAAACTATGCCGCGTCGAAAGGCGGCGTCATCTCCTTTACCAAATCCATTGCAAAAGAACTCGCCTCGCGCAATATACGGGTCAATGCCGTAGCGCCCGGCTTTATCTCCTCAAAGATGACCGATGCGCTTTCCGAAGAACTTCGCAATAAAATGCTCGACGTCATACCGCTCGCCCGATTCGGACAGCCCGAAGATGTCGCCAATGTTGTATCGTTCCTTGCCAGCGACCAGTCAGCCTACATTACAGGGGTAGTCATCAACATCAGCGGCGGCATGGTCATGTGATTTGGGTAAGGCTTTTTTCTTTGTATATTATCAAACTTTTTGATTTTTTTATTTAACTAACAACAAACTCATCCGGAGAAACAAACAATGACTGAAGCACAGATTAAAGAAAAGGTATACGATATCATTGTCAGCAAAATGGGCGTAAACAAAGATCAGATCAAACCGGAATCTAAGTTTTCCGACGATCTCGGTGCAGATTCACTCGACACCGTTGAACTGATCATGGAACTTGAGAACGAATTTGACGTACAGATTCCGGATGAAGATGCAGAAAAGATCAGTACGGTACAGCAGGCTATCGATTACATCGTAAAGAAGTAATTACTATCCAAAACAGTATCCTCCTCGGCAATCATTAAAACAGATCAGATGGGTCAAGAGCGCAAAAGAATCGTCATAACCGGAATAGGGGTTCTCTCTCCTGTCGGCCTGAACAAAGAAGAGTTCTGGAACGGACTTAAAGAGGGCAGGAGCGGTGCGGGGCCTATTACCTATTTCGACACGACCGATTTTCCGACAACTTTTGCTTGCCAGCTCAAGGATTTTTCTGTCATCGATTACCTTGACAAAAAAACCTCCGACAGGATGGATCCATACTGTCAATACGGAATTATTGCCGCAGATCAGGCACTGAAGGATTCAGGGCTTGATCTGTCGGAAATAGATCCGCTCAGGATCGGCGTCGTGCATGGTTCGGGCATCGGAGGCCTTACGGTTTATGACCAGCAGTTCAGAAATTTTCTTGCAAAAGGCCCGAGGCGGATCAGTCCGTTTTTTATTCCGATGCTTATCCCTGACATTGCGGCAGGACAGATTTCGATGCGGCATGGTCTCATGGGGCCTAATCATGCAACCGCCTCTGCCTGTGCAACTTCGCTTCACGCCATAATCGATGCATGGATGATTCTTCAGCTTGGAATGGCTGACTACATGATTTGCGGAGGCTCTGAAGCGCCGATAACCCCGATGAGTGTTGGCGGGTTTAATGCCGCCCGTGCGCTCTCAACGGCCAATCATCATCCAGATAAAGCCTCACGACCCTACGATCGCGACCGTGATGGATTTGTAATGGGCGAAGGAGCCGGTTCACTTGTACTGGAAAGCCTCGAATCGGCAAAATCGCGCGGCGCAACCATATACGGAGAACTGGTGGGTGTTGGTGCTACTGCAGATGCATACCACCTGACGGCGCCCCATCCGGAAGGAGCGGGAGCAGTCAATGCGATGAAAATCGCACTCGCTATGGCAGGAATAAATCCCGATAAAATCGATTATATCAATACGCACGGCACAGCCACACCGTTGGGAGATATGGCTGAAATTACCGCGATTAAAAAAGTTTTCGGAGATCATGCCTGGAAGCTCAGCATCAGTTCCACCAAATCAATGACCGGACATCTGCTTGGAGCTGCCGGCGTAGTCGAATCCATTGCATGCCTGCTTGCCATGAAGCACAAGACCGTTCCGCCAACCATCAACTGCGATAATCTCGACCCGGCGATCGATCTGGATGTAACCCCGAACACAGCGAAAGAAAAAACAATCGAATACGCGTTGAACAACGGATTCGGTTTTGGCGGCCATAATGCCTCACTCATATTCAGAAACGGCTCATCGATTTCATAACAACTCCTTCCCCATGGAGCAATTCTGGCAAAAACTGACCTTGTTTGCCTTCAAGCGTTCTGATACTAGCGGGGAGTCCTGTATAAAAAAAATCGATCAGGAAGATTCGGTTATTACCATCACTCCCGAAACTGCCGATTTTCTTGAAACCTGTGCCGGCAGCAAGGGCGGAAACCTCTTTCTCTACCAGACAGCCCTCACCCATCGTTCGGTAGTCCATGACTACGAACATGCAACTCCTGCAGTTCAGTCAAATCAGCGGCTTGAATTTCTTGGTGACGCCGTCCTCGGTCTGTTGATTTCCGACTATCTTTTCAGAAATTTTCCCGACAGCCGGGAAGGAGAGCTTTCAAGCAACCGGGCGAAAATAGTCAATCGAAAATCTCTTGCAGGCTTTGCCCGGAGCATCGGGCTCGGCAAACACCTTATTATCGGAGAATCTGCCGACAAGAACAAGATCAGATCCAGCGAATCAGCTCTCGCCGATGCATTTGAATCACTTATCGGAGCGATCTATCTCGACAAAGGCCTTGATGCCGCATTTGCCTTCGTCATGAAACAGATTACGGAACATGCGGATTTCAGAAGCATCGTTGCCGCAGAACATAATTATAAAAGTCAGTTGATCGAATACACACAGTCACACCATCTTCCGCCACCAGTCTATAAGGTTATCGCTGAAGAAGGTGCTGAACATGAAAAAACATTTACCATAGAGGTCTCTGTGGACGACCGGCAGATGGGACAGGGAACGGCCCCCAGAAAAAAAGATGCCGAACAACTTGCTGCAAGAGAGGCCATTGATCGAATCTTGACAGACGGTCACACCCCCTGAACAAGGCTGAAAAAAAGCAGACCATCTTTTTTTATCGATTATCTTGAGCATTTCTTTTCCGTCCTCTATATTACTGTTCTTAAGAGAAACCGCTCTACCCTTCCA
This region includes:
- the fabD gene encoding ACP S-malonyltransferase → MKAFLFPGQGSQYCGMGKDIFETYPAARSMMEKANELLGYSITDIMFSGSEEKLRQTQYTQPSIFLHSIVAASLLGRKDVIMTAGHSLGEYTALCYAGALSFDDTIRLVAKRGELMQKAGEIHPGTMAAIIGMPDSALEDLLLEAGTEGIVQAANFNSPGQIVISGDIAAVRKAIALAPSKGSRMAKELVVSGAFHSPLMKPAEVELAAALDLVEIRDAEIPVCMNAIAAPVTIAGEIRKNLILQLTSSVLWTQSIQTMVGSGVTEFIEVGPQKVLQGLIKRIDKSVKTGGIDTAQELQQCL
- the plsX gene encoding phosphate acyltransferase PlsX, with amino-acid sequence MLTIAVDAMGGDNAPACVIEGTVQALRESGNRFSVILIGQSGKVEPLLADYDISGLNLRFMHAPEVVTMDDVPAVAVKAKQESSLVRGLHLCKAKEADAFVSAGNTGAQMAASLFVLGRIPGVLRPTIYAYFPRIQEGLTNIVDVGANMDCKPEHLVQFAEMLTIYQRYAAGIQNPIVGLLNIGEEEGKGSEVLKQTWKLLRNAEEKGKITFAGNMEGHDILKGKVSIVVCDGLVGNTILKFGESIPEFLGALFKPAMQQLVASRQLDQKSATLTSSMFKGLFEPFDVEKFGGVPFLGVDGISIVGHGRSSSKAIKNMIYMAEHMIERKVNAHIAEVLSEE
- the rnc gene encoding ribonuclease III, whose translation is MEQFWQKLTLFAFKRSDTSGESCIKKIDQEDSVITITPETADFLETCAGSKGGNLFLYQTALTHRSVVHDYEHATPAVQSNQRLEFLGDAVLGLLISDYLFRNFPDSREGELSSNRAKIVNRKSLAGFARSIGLGKHLIIGESADKNKIRSSESALADAFESLIGAIYLDKGLDAAFAFVMKQITEHADFRSIVAAEHNYKSQLIEYTQSHHLPPPVYKVIAEEGAEHEKTFTIEVSVDDRQMGQGTAPRKKDAEQLAAREAIDRILTDGHTP
- a CDS encoding beta-ketoacyl-ACP synthase III; this translates as MKAAITATAKYLPQSVLSNHDLEQMLETNDEWIRSRTGIGERRIMNDPSKATAYMCGEVALQLLEARKMKPEEIEVIIVATMTPDMLFPATACFVQGIIGATNAWAFDINAACSGFLFALSTASRLIESGAHKKVMVIGGDKMSSVIDYTNRSTAILFGDGAAGVILEPSTNDNYGILDARLYSDGASGTSHLLMAAGGSLNPATHETVDKRMHFLHQDGKQVFKSAVTSMADVAAEIMTRNNLSAEDISFLVPHQANQRIINATAERMGLDQEKVYSNVARYGNTTAGTIPICLAELNEQEQLKTGSNLVLVSFGAGYTWGGIYIKWQ
- the fabG gene encoding 3-oxoacyl-[acyl-carrier-protein] reductase → MLKGKIAVITGAARGIGQAIAFDFASRGADLVLCDIKKEWLPETAEGVEKRGQKAYCYELDVTSTESVQDVFNAITTETGRIDILVNNAGITRDGLLMRMSEEDWDAVLSVNLKGTFSCTKAVSRTMMKQRSGSIVNIASVIGIMGNAGQANYAASKGGVISFTKSIAKELASRNIRVNAVAPGFISSKMTDALSEELRNKMLDVIPLARFGQPEDVANVVSFLASDQSAYITGVVINISGGMVM
- the fabF gene encoding beta-ketoacyl-ACP synthase II → MGQERKRIVITGIGVLSPVGLNKEEFWNGLKEGRSGAGPITYFDTTDFPTTFACQLKDFSVIDYLDKKTSDRMDPYCQYGIIAADQALKDSGLDLSEIDPLRIGVVHGSGIGGLTVYDQQFRNFLAKGPRRISPFFIPMLIPDIAAGQISMRHGLMGPNHATASACATSLHAIIDAWMILQLGMADYMICGGSEAPITPMSVGGFNAARALSTANHHPDKASRPYDRDRDGFVMGEGAGSLVLESLESAKSRGATIYGELVGVGATADAYHLTAPHPEGAGAVNAMKIALAMAGINPDKIDYINTHGTATPLGDMAEITAIKKVFGDHAWKLSISSTKSMTGHLLGAAGVVESIACLLAMKHKTVPPTINCDNLDPAIDLDVTPNTAKEKTIEYALNNGFGFGGHNASLIFRNGSSIS
- the rpmF gene encoding 50S ribosomal protein L32; protein product: MANPKAKMSKSRRDKRRAQFNARTKPVTTVNCPNCGEPTLPHRACRHCGHYRGRAVTGKTANG
- the acpP gene encoding acyl carrier protein, yielding MTEAQIKEKVYDIIVSKMGVNKDQIKPESKFSDDLGADSLDTVELIMELENEFDVQIPDEDAEKISTVQQAIDYIVKK